One window of Paroedura picta isolate Pp20150507F chromosome 2, Ppicta_v3.0, whole genome shotgun sequence genomic DNA carries:
- the LOC143829630 gene encoding gap junction gamma-1 protein-like, translated as MSWSFLTRLLEEINQHSTFVGKVWLTVLIVFRIVLTAVGGESIYYDEQSKFVCNTQQPGCENVCYDAFAPLSHVRFWIFQIILIATPSVMYLGFALHRLSHQPPQRSRAPVVRRGAVRDYEEKEDNDEEDPMIFEEVEPEKEAKAAGGQRHDGRRRIKDDGLMTAYVLQLLCRSALEVGFLLGQYVLYHFEVNPSYVCSRSPCPHTVDCFVSRPTEKTIFLLIMYAVSGLCLFLNICELCHLGVGGIRDAFRSSSKDSGVAHRHHCPSKDPSAPPTYHSLKKEASKSQLTKDKLAYAGESLTGMATGHYAAPAGLPSHELERLRKHLRMAQEHLELAFHLQPLDTASPSRSSSPESNGLAAEQNRLNLAHEKEGAACERTTGL; from the exons ATGAGCTGGAGTTTCCTGACGCGCCTCCTTGAGGAGATCAACCAGCATTCCACTTTTGTGGGGAAAGTGTGGCTCACTGTGCTGATTGTCTTCCGCATTGTGCTGACTGCTGTAGGGGGAGAGTCCATCTACTATGATGAGCAGAGCAAGTTTGTGTGCAACACGCAGCAGCCGGGCTGTGAGAACGTCTGCTATGATGCCTTCGCCCCGCTCTCCCACGTCCGCTTCTGGATCTTCCAGATCATCTTGATAGCCACTCCCTCCGTCATGTACCTGGGCTTTGCCTTGCACCGACTCTCGCACCAGCCCCCTCAGAGAAGCAGAGCGCCCGTGGTGCGACGAGGCGCAGTCCGCGACtatgaggagaaggaggacaaCGATGAGGAGGACCCCATGATTTttgaggaggtggagccagagaaGGAGGCGAAGGCCGCTGGGGGCCAGAGACACGATGGCCGCCGGCGGATCAAGGACGATGGGCTGATGACTGCCTACGTGCTGCAGCTGCTGTGCCGCTCTgcgctggaggtgggcttcctgCTGGGCCAGTACGTGCTCTACCACTTTGAGGTGAACCCTTCATACGTGTGCAGCCGGAGCCCCTGCCCCCACACGGTCGACTGCTTCGTCTCGCGTCCCACTGAAAAAACCATCTTCCTCCTCATCATGTATGCTGTGAGTGGCCTTTGTCTGTTTCTCAACATCTGTGAGCTGTGCCACTTGGGCGTGGGTGGGATCCGGGACGCCTTCCGGAGCTCCAGCAAGGATTCCGGTGTTGCTCACAGGCACCACTGCCCCTCGAAGGATCCCAGTGCACCCCCTACCTACCATTCTCTCAAGAAGGAGGCCTCAAAGAGCCAGCTAACCAAGGACAAACTGGCTTATGCTGGAGAGAGCTTGACAGGCATGGCCACCGGACACTATGCTGCTCCAGCGGGCCTCCCGAGCCATGAACTGGAACGGCTGCGCAAGCACCTTAGGATGGCACAGGAGCACCTGGAATTGGCCTTCCACCTCCAGCCGCTGGACACTGCCAGCCCCTCGCGTAGCAGCAGCCCAGAGTCAAATGGGCTGGCTGCAGAACAGAACCGCCTCAACTTggcacatgagaaggaaggagctgCCTGCGAGCGGACAACTG GTCTCTGA